A region from the Candidatus Bathyarchaeota archaeon genome encodes:
- a CDS encoding V-type ATPase subunit — MDETYIAVRCHGLVTHLLPRDVLGALASAKGLQDLTSILTPTDYGHRIVGLEKVDAQALEEAFNQVLAERFRYLVKLAPENLEGFMEAYARRLEVRNLSRLLRGKYSAASPGEIGAWLTPLSGLSRLNWDALLEAESLERAVGLLKGTFYEGLGGYVEPCSAYGSILPMEYALKRMYYMGVLDHAERLPSESREAILPLIGLEVDLANVSASLAPLVYGYSEDLTVQLLIPYHHRVSGSKLVEAVRAKSSQAALDALTPYNRVVEQILAGRDDLAEAEGLKILREEAEHAMRGSPIELPYTLGYLILCELECRDLSFIAVAVEHGVSPGGYLSV; from the coding sequence TTGGATGAGACCTACATCGCGGTGAGGTGTCATGGACTCGTAACCCATCTACTCCCCCGGGACGTCTTGGGGGCCTTAGCCTCAGCCAAGGGCCTCCAAGACCTTACGAGCATCCTCACACCCACGGACTATGGCCATAGAATAGTAGGGCTCGAGAAGGTGGACGCCCAGGCCTTGGAGGAGGCGTTCAACCAGGTATTAGCTGAGAGGTTCAGGTACCTGGTAAAGCTGGCCCCCGAGAACCTGGAGGGGTTCATGGAGGCTTATGCACGGAGATTAGAGGTGAGGAACCTCTCAAGGCTCCTGAGGGGTAAATACTCGGCCGCCTCCCCCGGGGAGATTGGAGCGTGGCTCACGCCGTTGAGCGGTCTATCCAGGCTGAACTGGGATGCCCTCCTGGAGGCTGAGAGCCTGGAGAGGGCTGTGGGGCTCCTCAAAGGCACATTCTACGAAGGGCTCGGAGGCTACGTGGAGCCTTGCAGCGCGTATGGGAGCATCCTACCCATGGAGTATGCCCTGAAACGCATGTATTACATGGGTGTGCTGGACCATGCTGAGAGGCTGCCCTCGGAGTCAAGGGAGGCGATCCTCCCCCTGATAGGGTTGGAGGTCGACCTAGCAAACGTCTCTGCATCCCTCGCCCCCCTAGTATACGGGTACTCCGAGGACTTGACGGTGCAGCTGCTCATCCCGTATCACCATAGAGTTTCAGGCTCAAAGCTGGTGGAGGCGGTGAGGGCCAAGAGCTCCCAGGCGGCGTTGGATGCTTTAACCCCGTACAACAGGGTGGTGGAGCAAATCCTAGCCGGGAGGGACGACCTGGCCGAGGCGGAGGGGCTCAAAATCCTAAGGGAGGAAGCCGAGCATGCGATGCGTGGCTCGCCTATAGAACTACCCTACACGCTAGGATATCTAATCCTATGCGAGCTGGAATGCAGGGACCTATCCTTCATAGCCGTAGCGGTGGAGCATGGCGTAAGCCCGGGAGGATACCTATCCGTCTAG
- a CDS encoding V-type ATP synthase subunit D, producing MAAVIGAKAKPTRGFLLQLKRRVGFIEEGYKLLEMKRDELAKELRSDLEELASRRIGFEEKVEEALDAVAWMYASLGSMEASSWINPGGGLELEVLPRSVMGIQVPYVKILHMPEVRDKFKPVVRAAARKIHGILNDLVSVAELEARIERVAEDLEKTNRQVNALEKIVIPGYKRMIKYIEDMLEEAMLEEFTRTKFVKALLSRRRP from the coding sequence ATGGCCGCCGTGATCGGGGCGAAGGCCAAGCCTACGAGGGGCTTCCTCCTCCAACTTAAAAGGAGGGTGGGCTTCATCGAGGAGGGCTACAAGCTCCTCGAGATGAAGAGGGATGAGCTCGCCAAGGAGCTTAGATCCGACCTGGAAGAGCTAGCCTCGAGGAGGATAGGCTTCGAGGAGAAGGTCGAGGAAGCCCTAGACGCCGTCGCCTGGATGTACGCGTCTCTGGGATCCATGGAGGCCTCCTCGTGGATCAACCCTGGGGGAGGGTTGGAGCTGGAGGTCCTCCCCAGGAGCGTAATGGGGATCCAGGTCCCATACGTCAAGATACTCCACATGCCCGAGGTGAGGGATAAGTTCAAACCTGTGGTGAGGGCCGCAGCCCGGAAGATCCACGGCATCCTGAACGACCTGGTGAGCGTAGCGGAGCTTGAAGCCCGCATAGAGAGGGTGGCCGAGGACCTGGAGAAGACGAACCGTCAAGTAAACGCCCTGGAGAAGATAGTCATACCCGGATATAAAAGGATGATCAAGTACATAGAGGACATGCTCGAAGAGGCCATGTTGGAGGAGTTCACGAGGACTAAGTTCGTGAAGGCCCTGCTCTCCAGGAGGAGGCCGTAG
- a CDS encoding V-type ATP synthase subunit B, translating to MVEKAGLLCRTTREIRGPILVVEGVRGAAYNELVEVRLPDGTEMIGSVLDTFTDRAVVQVFGSTEGLELGVSVRFTGEVIKIPLSDDLIGRVFSGSFKPLDGLPEPMGEEHREIFGSIINPAAREPPSEFIQTGISAIDGMNSLVRGQKLPFFSEAGLPHNIVAAQVARQATVPGREEEFAVVFCAMGVKHEEYEFFRTEFERTGALAGAVVILNLADDPIIERIIAPRVAQTVAEYLAFDMDMHVLTILTDMTNYGEALREISAAREEVPARRGYPGYLYTDLATIYERAGKIKGKKGSVTLMPILTMPGGDITHPIPDLSGYITEGQLILDRDLYLRGIYPPINVLPSLSRLMKDGVGPGRTREDHPDVSNQLYMSYAEGVKARGLVRIIGEVGLSERERKYLKFAEEFERRFVNQGVYENRSLERTLEIAWDLLSMLPEDELIRVKEEYIAKYHPGRRGGGTRGSPEPAGES from the coding sequence ATGGTTGAGAAGGCAGGCCTATTATGTAGGACGACGAGGGAGATCCGGGGCCCCATACTCGTGGTGGAGGGAGTGAGGGGCGCCGCCTACAACGAGCTCGTCGAGGTGAGGCTCCCCGATGGAACGGAGATGATCGGGAGCGTCCTGGACACCTTCACCGATAGGGCGGTCGTCCAGGTGTTCGGCTCCACAGAGGGCCTGGAGCTGGGCGTATCCGTGAGGTTCACGGGCGAGGTGATCAAGATACCCTTATCGGACGACCTCATCGGCAGGGTCTTCAGCGGAAGCTTCAAACCCCTGGACGGCTTGCCCGAGCCCATGGGGGAGGAGCATAGGGAGATATTCGGCTCCATAATAAACCCTGCAGCTAGGGAGCCCCCCAGCGAGTTCATCCAGACCGGCATATCCGCCATAGATGGGATGAACTCCCTCGTGAGGGGTCAGAAGCTCCCATTCTTCTCAGAGGCCGGCCTACCCCACAACATAGTGGCGGCTCAGGTGGCCAGGCAGGCCACCGTCCCAGGTAGGGAGGAGGAGTTCGCCGTGGTCTTCTGCGCCATGGGCGTAAAACATGAGGAGTACGAGTTCTTCCGCACAGAGTTTGAGAGGACAGGCGCCCTAGCCGGAGCCGTGGTCATATTGAACTTGGCCGACGACCCCATAATAGAGAGGATAATAGCCCCGAGGGTGGCCCAGACCGTGGCCGAATACCTCGCCTTCGACATGGACATGCACGTCCTAACCATCCTGACCGATATGACCAACTACGGCGAAGCCCTCAGGGAGATATCCGCGGCCAGGGAGGAGGTCCCCGCCAGGAGGGGCTATCCAGGATACCTCTACACGGACCTAGCCACCATATATGAAAGGGCTGGGAAGATAAAGGGTAAGAAGGGATCCGTAACCCTGATGCCCATCCTCACAATGCCAGGGGGGGATATAACCCATCCCATACCTGACCTGAGCGGCTACATAACCGAGGGGCAGCTCATCCTTGACAGGGACCTCTACCTGAGGGGGATCTACCCACCTATAAACGTGTTACCGTCTCTCTCGAGGCTCATGAAGGATGGGGTCGGCCCGGGGAGGACGAGGGAGGACCACCCGGACGTATCCAACCAGCTCTACATGTCATACGCTGAGGGCGTCAAGGCGAGGGGCCTCGTAAGGATAATAGGCGAAGTGGGCTTGAGCGAGAGGGAGCGTAAATACCTTAAGTTCGCTGAGGAGTTCGAGAGGAGGTTCGTCAATCAAGGTGTCTACGAGAACAGATCCCTGGAGAGAACCCTGGAGATAGCATGGGACCTCCTCTCCATGCTCCCAGAGGATGAGCTCATCCGGGTGAAGGAGGAGTACATAGCGAAGTATCATCCAGGCCGTAGAGGAGGTGGAACTCGGGGATCCCCGGAACCCGCAGGGGAGAGTTAG
- a CDS encoding V-type ATP synthase subunit A, producing MKRINGSLVVAEGLPMIKIGDVVHVGELKLIGEVVRITGRDVAIQCYEDTSGLRPGEPVASTGLPLVAELGPGLIGTILDGLEFSETALWELTGPFMGRGVRIPPLDRRRRWPFTPKVKEGDEVVEGDILGVVPETSAVEHRIITPVGLRGTISEIREGEYTVEDTVAVIRTPDGEERPVTLMQRWPVRVPRPYKVRLPSVEPLITGQRVIDSFFPVAKGGAAAIPGGFGTGKTVTLHQLAKWSDADIIIYVGCGERGNEMADVITHFPRLEDPRTGKTLIERSLFIANVSNLPVSAREASIYMGITIAEYYRDQGYDVAVMADSTSRWAEALRDISGRLEEIPAEGGYPAYLAERIAEFYERSGRVITLGSGQRIGSVTIMGAVSPPGGDFSEPVTSITLRFVGTLWALDTELAFRRHFPAINWLMSFSRYTDLLSEYWSKYDPEWSYFRERALSLLEEASKIEETARIVGEKALPDEQRLVLLFSEIVREGFLVQHAYHEVDTYCEPEKQAAMLRFMVEFYDMVEPLVRGRVPVDKIREMPSLVEVMRLKERKGLEWIDKVRSMVEGDIRRLAEQYGLAF from the coding sequence ATTAAGAGGATCAACGGATCGCTGGTCGTGGCCGAGGGCCTCCCCATGATCAAGATAGGCGACGTAGTCCACGTGGGGGAGCTTAAGCTAATAGGGGAGGTCGTGAGGATCACGGGGAGGGATGTGGCCATCCAATGCTACGAGGACACCAGCGGCCTGAGGCCCGGGGAGCCCGTGGCCTCAACGGGGCTACCCCTCGTGGCCGAGCTGGGCCCAGGCCTCATAGGGACGATACTCGACGGATTAGAGTTCTCGGAGACCGCTCTATGGGAGCTGACAGGCCCCTTCATGGGCAGGGGGGTCAGGATACCCCCCCTGGACAGGAGGAGGAGGTGGCCCTTCACCCCGAAGGTTAAAGAGGGCGATGAAGTGGTTGAAGGCGACATTCTAGGGGTTGTACCTGAAACCTCGGCTGTGGAGCACAGGATAATCACCCCCGTAGGGTTGAGGGGAACCATATCCGAGATAAGGGAGGGGGAATACACAGTGGAGGATACTGTGGCGGTCATTAGGACGCCGGATGGGGAGGAGAGGCCTGTAACCCTGATGCAGAGGTGGCCTGTAAGGGTTCCCAGGCCCTACAAGGTTAGACTTCCATCGGTGGAGCCCCTCATAACCGGGCAACGTGTGATAGACTCGTTCTTCCCGGTGGCTAAGGGGGGCGCCGCCGCCATCCCAGGCGGGTTCGGAACCGGGAAGACCGTGACCCTGCATCAACTGGCCAAATGGTCCGATGCGGATATAATCATCTATGTGGGATGCGGCGAGAGGGGGAACGAGATGGCCGATGTGATAACCCATTTCCCGAGGCTCGAGGACCCCAGGACCGGAAAGACCCTGATAGAAAGGTCCCTCTTCATAGCGAACGTGAGCAACCTCCCCGTATCCGCTAGGGAGGCCAGCATATACATGGGCATAACCATAGCCGAATACTATCGGGATCAAGGCTACGACGTGGCGGTGATGGCCGACTCCACCTCGAGGTGGGCCGAGGCCCTAAGGGACATCTCCGGGAGGCTCGAGGAGATACCCGCCGAGGGGGGATACCCCGCATACCTGGCCGAGAGGATAGCTGAATTCTATGAGCGGAGCGGCAGGGTGATCACCCTTGGAAGCGGCCAGAGGATAGGATCCGTGACGATAATGGGGGCGGTCTCCCCGCCCGGCGGGGACTTCAGCGAGCCCGTAACCTCGATAACCCTGAGGTTCGTTGGAACCCTATGGGCCCTGGACACGGAGCTCGCCTTCAGGAGGCACTTCCCAGCCATAAACTGGCTTATGAGCTTCAGCAGGTACACGGACCTCCTCAGCGAATACTGGTCCAAATACGATCCGGAATGGTCGTATTTCCGGGAGAGGGCCCTAAGCCTATTGGAGGAGGCCTCGAAGATAGAGGAGACCGCCAGGATAGTGGGGGAGAAGGCCCTCCCAGACGAGCAACGCCTAGTCCTCCTCTTCTCCGAGATAGTGAGGGAGGGCTTCCTCGTCCAACACGCATATCACGAGGTGGACACGTACTGCGAGCCTGAGAAGCAGGCGGCCATGCTCAGGTTCATGGTGGAGTTCTACGACATGGTCGAGCCCCTCGTCAGGGGGAGGGTGCCCGTGGACAAGATAAGGGAGATGCCCTCCCTGGTGGAGGTCATGCGCCTGAAGGAGAGGAAGGGCCTCGAATGGATAGATAAGGTGAGGAGCATGGTTGAAGGCGACATAAGGAGGCTGGCCGAACAATACGGCTTAGCCTTCTAA
- a CDS encoding MFS transporter: MMASNPKADRGTPILLYFTGFMATASQQVIAPVIPIYFREGLGAPLELVGLLVSLLFFSSAASKILITLYLRERDVPNALLVGCVLMASSPLLYLIAGSPLQAGLVRILHGLGFSLFSTAGLSLASLTSSGDRDRSIGLYTLALSLGLMVGPGIGSLGIRLLGFESAFFLASAASLSASLSSTSLKMGIRRIIGGMEADSTGFKASPGTVFKVLKGGEFQTAFLCYLGFSIYYGAVIAYAPIYLRGSYGFEADLVSLIFLLYFLMTVVGRTLIPRMLSVFKPSGVLLLGLINVAVTAILLYALRGPLAASAPLVLAGLSHGVIFPSAAVIVSHGVESSAILPAANAVYLLGFDLGTTIGPVMVSGIASSINVQAAILASAAPSMVLIPFLASHSRGRRMEKEKG; encoded by the coding sequence TTGATGGCCTCGAACCCCAAGGCGGACAGGGGAACCCCAATACTCCTATACTTCACGGGCTTCATGGCTACGGCGAGTCAGCAGGTTATAGCGCCGGTGATACCCATATATTTCAGGGAGGGGCTGGGAGCCCCTCTGGAGCTGGTTGGCCTCCTGGTCTCCCTGTTGTTCTTCTCATCGGCGGCGAGCAAGATCCTGATCACCCTTTATTTAAGGGAGAGGGATGTTCCAAACGCCCTCCTTGTAGGCTGCGTCTTGATGGCTTCTTCACCCCTCCTCTACTTGATCGCGGGGTCACCCCTCCAGGCTGGACTGGTCAGGATCCTCCACGGTTTAGGCTTCTCACTCTTCTCAACCGCTGGTTTAAGCCTCGCCTCGCTCACATCCTCAGGGGATAGGGATAGATCCATAGGATTATACACCTTGGCCTTAAGCCTGGGCTTGATGGTTGGACCGGGGATCGGATCCCTGGGGATCAGGCTTCTAGGCTTCGAGTCAGCCTTCTTCCTCGCCTCAGCCGCATCCCTATCGGCCTCCCTTTCATCCACCTCTTTGAAGATGGGGATACGCAGGATCATAGGCGGGATGGAGGCGGATTCGACAGGTTTCAAAGCCTCCCCTGGGACGGTGTTTAAAGTCTTAAAGGGCGGAGAGTTCCAAACAGCGTTTCTATGCTATCTAGGCTTCTCCATCTACTACGGCGCCGTGATAGCCTACGCCCCCATATATCTGAGGGGGAGCTACGGGTTTGAAGCCGACCTTGTATCCCTGATATTCCTGTTATACTTCTTGATGACGGTGGTTGGGAGAACCCTCATACCCAGGATGCTATCCGTGTTCAAGCCTTCAGGTGTGCTGCTCCTGGGGTTGATAAACGTCGCAGTGACAGCGATCCTCCTATACGCGCTCAGGGGCCCCCTAGCCGCCTCGGCTCCTCTGGTCTTAGCGGGGTTATCCCACGGCGTGATATTCCCATCGGCGGCTGTGATCGTATCCCACGGGGTTGAATCCTCGGCGATCCTGCCGGCCGCCAACGCCGTCTACCTTCTGGGATTTGACCTCGGAACCACGATAGGACCCGTGATGGTTTCAGGGATCGCCTCGTCCATCAATGTGCAGGCGGCGATCTTAGCCTCAGCAGCTCCATCCATGGTCCTCATCCCGTTCCTAGCCTCACATTCTAGAGGGAGACGGATGGAGAAAGAAAAGGGATAA
- a CDS encoding divalent-cation tolerance protein CutA → MYVLVLVSCPDEGEAARIGRIAVENRLAACATVVPRTRSIYRWKGRIEEADEALLMVKTREELFRRLEKLVVENHPYSIPEIISLRIGEGHTPYLEWIREET, encoded by the coding sequence ATGTACGTTCTCGTATTGGTTAGCTGCCCGGATGAGGGGGAGGCTGCAAGGATAGGGAGGATAGCAGTGGAGAACAGGCTTGCGGCCTGCGCCACCGTCGTACCAAGGACTAGGAGCATATATCGTTGGAAGGGTCGGATAGAGGAGGCTGATGAGGCGCTGCTCATGGTTAAGACAAGGGAGGAGCTTTTCCGGAGGCTGGAGAAGCTCGTGGTGGAGAACCATCCATACTCCATCCCGGAGATAATCTCCTTAAGGATAGGTGAAGGCCATACACCCTACCTTGAATGGATAAGGGAGGAAACCTAG
- a CDS encoding type II toxin-antitoxin system VapC family toxin, which translates to MSYNFIIDSYAWIEYFIGSKEGAVAKAYIEEEESATPSIVVAEISRKLLYEISAGRETVEGRENKLDFMKISTLIVDLTEEIARLAGEIDVERRKTVKGWGMADSIILATARKGGAKIVTGDKHFMDLKGEIIPINAEEPGVTASRELQ; encoded by the coding sequence ATGAGCTATAACTTCATCATAGATTCATATGCCTGGATCGAGTACTTCATAGGCTCGAAGGAAGGCGCCGTTGCTAAAGCTTACATCGAAGAGGAGGAATCGGCGACCCCAAGCATAGTGGTCGCAGAAATAAGCAGGAAGCTACTTTACGAAATCTCAGCTGGAAGAGAAACGGTGGAAGGGAGGGAAAATAAGCTGGACTTCATGAAGATCTCAACCCTCATAGTCGATTTAACCGAGGAGATAGCTAGGCTAGCCGGAGAAATAGATGTTGAAAGGAGGAAGACGGTTAAGGGCTGGGGGATGGCCGACTCAATAATCCTTGCCACAGCTCGAAAGGGAGGCGCTAAAATTGTGACTGGCGATAAACATTTCATGGATCTGAAAGGTGAGATCATCCCTATCAACGCTGAGGAACCTGGAGTAACAGCGTCAAGGGAGCTCCAATAG
- a CDS encoding class II SORL domain-containing protein produces MSEEFSLKEVNRVRDPRNLTGMEKKHLPVFLEAPEIVEKGKPFKVRVKVGGIDGVEHPNLLGHWINWVELYAGEVPVARIVFAPVFSDGYEVVFTIALEDSTLLRLREYCNLHGVWEGDEETGGAKRITVK; encoded by the coding sequence ATGTCTGAGGAGTTCTCCTTAAAGGAGGTTAATAGGGTTAGGGATCCCAGGAACCTTACGGGGATGGAGAAGAAGCATCTACCCGTGTTCCTCGAGGCCCCGGAAATCGTGGAGAAGGGGAAGCCCTTCAAGGTTAGGGTGAAAGTGGGTGGAATAGACGGGGTGGAGCATCCCAACCTTTTAGGCCATTGGATAAACTGGGTGGAGCTCTACGCCGGCGAGGTACCCGTGGCCAGGATCGTGTTCGCACCCGTCTTCAGCGATGGATACGAGGTCGTGTTCACGATAGCCCTGGAGGATTCAACTCTTCTAAGGCTCAGGGAGTACTGCAATCTCCACGGGGTATGGGAAGGAGATGAGGAGACCGGGGGGGCCAAGAGGATAACCGTCAAGTAG
- a CDS encoding rubredoxin, whose translation MAKWRCLICGYIYDEDEGYPDSGIPPGTRFEDLPDEWRCPICGAEKTQFEKM comes from the coding sequence ATGGCTAAGTGGAGATGCCTGATATGCGGCTACATATACGATGAGGATGAGGGATATCCAGACTCTGGGATCCCGCCTGGGACGAGGTTCGAGGACCTCCCTGATGAATGGAGATGCCCCATATGCGGGGCTGAGAAAACTCAGTTCGAGAAGATGTAG